The genomic region TCTGCAGGTCCAGTGGACTCAGTTCGTGGCGGGCATCCGTGATGAGCACGACACCGCGCAGCGCCGCGCAGCCTTCCAAATAGGCGGTCACCAGCTCCCCCCACTGCTCGCGCGCCTGGCGCGACACCTGCGCAAAGCCGTACCCGGGCAGGTCCACGAAGTAGACGGCGTCGTTGATCAGGTAAAAGTTCAAATGGCGGGTCTTGCCCGGTGTGCTGCTCACCAGCGCCAGCTTGCGCCGGCCCACCAGACAGTTGATGAGGCTGGACTTGCCCACGTTCGAGCGCCCAGCAAAGGCGACCTGCGGGCGCTCATCGCGGGGCAGCTGCGTCAGCACAGCGACCGTGCGCGCAAATTCGGCCTTGGTCACTTTCATCCCGTCCCCTCCCTCTTGCACGCACTCGGCTCACTGCAACGGCCCGTGCTGCCTGTTGCCGCTCCTCGGCCTGCGTCAGGCAGTCTTGCGCACCCTTCGCTGGTAGACCGGCTGGGCGCCGTTGAGGACCACCTCGCGGGTGATGCGGCATTCCACGACATCCGTCATGGACGGCAGAGCATACATGATGTCCAGCATCACCCGCTCCATGGTGGAGCGCAGACCACGCGCGCCTGCCC from Calditrichota bacterium harbors:
- a CDS encoding YihA family ribosome biogenesis GTP-binding protein: MKVTKAEFARTVAVLTQLPRDERPQVAFAGRSNVGKSSLINCLVGRRKLALVSSTPGKTRHLNFYLINDAVYFVDLPGYGFAQVSRQAREQWGELVTAYLEGCAALRGVVLITDARHELSPLDLQTVAWLQKLRLPTVVVATKSDKLSRSQLLQQQARNGQLLAPLGVDELISFSARTGHGKHQLWARIDALLAAPPRG